From the genome of Tachysurus fulvidraco isolate hzauxx_2018 chromosome 14, HZAU_PFXX_2.0, whole genome shotgun sequence:
ATCATTCGGACAGTGAACAGTGGATCTGAACGCAGATTTTCAATATGTTTCACAGACCAGACATGTTATAAAAGTGGCTGcaattctaataataaaaaaaacatcaatcgGCTCGGTTTCTGTAGCAGAGCCTCGGTTGTTTATCCAATCTTATTTATGCAAATTGTTTAGATTATAGAAAGGCAGCTCATCAGACCAGAAAGTAGCTACAGGGCTAGAGACATCAGTGgtcatgtcattttatttccCCTCTCTAGTCTGATTAGCAGAGAGATGACTGGTGACTGATGGGTTGAAAGGAAAGTTGGAGATGGAAACAGGATGGACAAAGAAGTACACTCTAAAAGGGAACGGCTTTACAGAGAACCTAAGGTGGTTCATACGTGGAACCCCAAAAGTGGTTCTTTACTGTATATCCAACTATTTTGAAGGGTTAAATCGTAGGTTTAAATCGAGGGATTCAGGATGCAGATAAGATGAGATTCAGGTTTGTTGATGCTGATAGTCAAATACTGATTATTgatcttttttgtctttctttttctgggTTTCATATCTTGTACTCTATCAGCCTCTTTGTCTAtcctagtctctctctctctctctctctctctctctctctctctctctctctctctctctctctctctctctctctctctctctgtgtcagaaTGGAGTGCTGCCTGCTGTCAGTGTGTGCAGTTTCTGCAGCTTTCCTGTTTGTCCTCTTCTATTGGCTCGTGCAGCGTAATGGAACATGGGCATTAATCTGGCATGACTTCATCACCGAACGACTGCGCGACACGCTCACTCTCTCCACACGGCCTCAGGTGATTCTTTCTTCTGCGTTTTTGACGTTCGTAATGACATTTAACAGACTCATTTTcatttaagtttttttattttttttatttaagggtcctagttcttatttatttatttatttatttatttatttataaaaaaatcccATTAACACAACACTATTTTGTGGAATGTTAGACGCAacctaaatattattatttttctatattatataatatattgtttttaaatttcaggTTCAGTGTTTTTCTCTGTGCTATTTTCATTTGTTAGTCTGATGAATTCTGTATAAAGCTCTCTAAAGCATTTACGTCCATCCCACCCCAAACTCACCCCTTCCCACCACATTCCGTTCCATAACATCCCATCCAGTCGAATCCTATTTCAACCTCATCTAACCTATACTTTTCCATTCTGTATCAATACCATctatattatttttcatttgccTTCCATTTCCTATCATTAATCTATCCCACCTTATATCATGCCATTCCATCTCAGCTCATCTCTTCTCATCTTATCAGATCCCATCccttcaaattcaaatttgaCAAGCAAAtttcccatcccatcccatccaaTCTTATTCCACCCCATTTCCATCTcctcccatcccatcccatctcCTCCCATctcatcccatcccatcccttCTTATCCCATTCCATCTTTCCCACCTCAGCTCCTTCCATCCCATCCcgtcccatcccatcccatcccaccCCATCCCACCTCAGCTCCTCCCATCCCATCTTATGACATCCCATCAGAATCCCACCTCAGCTcctcccatcccatcccatcccagtTTATTTCATCCCATCTCCTCCTGTCTCAGCTCAGCTCATCCCATTCTTCACCATTTAGTTTTATCGCACTACACCAGCAGCTTTAGCCCATGTGGGAGATTAAGTCTGGCCTTGTAACTTTCCAAATTCTTTATTGTGTAATCACAGCGCATGCTGAAGGCAGTACAGAAGAATGGCACTAAAGGAAATCCTGAGAGTGTCATCTCCGCTATCGACTACTTCTGCAAGCACTCGGAATGGGCCATGAATGTAGGCGATGAGAAAGGTGAACACATCTCCCCTTCTGTCTATTGTACCTGCCTACCCCCCCTCCTCCCCtatctctcttgctcactctctctcatcattAATTCCCATACTGTATCCCTCCAatctctcatctcttctctccatccatccatcactcaAAAAAGTGCTCAGGGCTGTTCATGCAGTTTGCTCATGAACATGATGTGCTGGGTCAATGAGTTCTCCCTGTGGATAAGAGaaagagtggagagagagagagagagagagagagggagaggtagagagatgtacttttattatttcttaaataaaaataaataaataagcaaccaaataaataaataaataaataaataaataaataaataaataaataaataagcacctGACAATTAGACAATTAGACTCTCccttctctctgactctctctctctctctctctctctctctctcattcactccctcctctctctctctgactctctctctctcattcactccctcctctctctctctctctcattctctctctcattctctctctctctctctcattctctccctctcattctctctctctctctctctctctctctctctctctctctctctctctctctctctctctctctctctctctctctctgtacacttAATGCCTAGCAGGAATGAGCTATGAGCTCGCACTCTCCATAAGGAGCCATTTAGGATTCAGCTGATTAATAATCAATGGTGCAGATCTGACTGGCTGTTAAATGATGCACGAAAACCATTAATGATGTTTCGATTGTACCATTCACCACTCAATTACTTCTGTTAATGATCTATTAGTGTAACtgccagtttgtgtgtgtgtgtgtttaggctcCATTTTGGACTCAGTAGTGACTGAGGTGAACCCCAGTACAGTTCTGGAGCTGGGGACGTACTGTGGCTATTCCACGGTGAGAATCGCCCGCCTGCTCTCCCCAGGCACCAAACTTATCACACTTG
Proteins encoded in this window:
- the comta gene encoding catechol O-methyltransferase A — encoded protein: MECCLLSVCAVSAAFLFVLFYWLVQRNGTWALIWHDFITERLRDTLTLSTRPQRMLKAVQKNGTKGNPESVISAIDYFCKHSEWAMNVGDEKGSILDSVVTEVNPSTVLELGTYCGYSTVRIARLLSPGTKLITLEFNPVNAAVARQIIAYAGLQDKVILVEGSSGDLIPQMKERFGIKTFDFIFLDHWKDRYLPDIKLFEECGLLRKGSVLLADNVICPGTPEYLEYVRNSPRYESKYYPAHLEYTKVEDGLEKSVFLG